A DNA window from Setaria viridis chromosome 2, Setaria_viridis_v4.0, whole genome shotgun sequence contains the following coding sequences:
- the LOC117844988 gene encoding uncharacterized protein isoform X1 — translation MGDVVEEADLADPNPDVQDLFQHYDRLYFRGALAGAGFIVKWASSPAFSSFGSCTFSKPRNTITLSEPVLKYLSCTDRKNALLHEMIHAIIYVKHHRKDRSHGPLFRAWMDAINSCSIKDHQKPDGGYNITTRHDFSPEEPHSLLKGTLWKCGSCGDTHFRAKNQGPPSDACCIENVKRGTPCGNMLCHWHNHKNDCRGTYEKTKLESDALSQKKVPGGAQLLLTSPSEMSKSKGAIQESSSSALQGNTKATKPSDEDKHIPLVSGSNGKPQGSSSVKKAGKRRWPEVVPETSVLLAEFPRKSKGKQDLVAAEDDLFSLVSCGAPKSSRSSKKVVKADMQRKPEDVQKPSGLPASPQGKPNQKKVGKQHKPDDQKPSVLPSTLLGTPKLKHALVTTEKDKPFSAEGCNDTKSLGSTSKKAEEQHEPQIAQKACSQTAYPQKILKQDLVALEKKEPSPTMGCSNEKLLDRSSSKKAHRQHEPEDIRKTILPAALKKAGERHEPQIAQKACSQPAYPQKRLKQELAVLEKKEPSPTMGCSNEKLLDRSSSKKAHRQHEPEDIRKTTVLPAAPGSKPKASGFVASGNQRKGKCKRKPVREKEYAVMSAYLDYYESDRSSGSTESLVNKRTERRKRERERARILTYSRSKKLNPAAPLVYSRTNASVSSHRIEMLPHRDGLIQQSLPPPPCSDNAILTTANQVVVTEATGDHSEPSAPCLDIVPLQPAEPPGLTPPDQSTAPDIIDISDDDLP, via the exons ATGGGGGATGTAGTGGAGGAGGCGGACCTCGCGGACCCGAACCCGGACGTGCAGGACCTGTTCCAGCACTACGACCGCCTCTACTTCCGgggcgcgctcgccggcgccggcttcATCGTCAAGTGGGCTTCCTCGCCAGCCTTCAG TTCCTTTGGATCTTGCACCTTTTCTAAACCGCGCAATACCATAACACTCTCCGAGCCGGTTCTGAAGTATCTCTCATGCACTGACCGGAAGAATGCATTGCTGCATGAAATGATTCATGCAATCATATATGTTAAGCATCACAGGAAGGACCG CTCCCATGGCCCTCTTTTCCGTGCTTGGATGGATGCTATTAATTCGTGCTCAATAAAAGATCACCAG AAACCAGATGGTGGGTACAATATCACCACCCGCCATGATTTCAGTCCAGAAGAGCCCCACAGCCTTTTGAAGGGTACCTTGTGGAAG TGCGGATCTTGTGGAGATACACATTTTAGGGCTAAAAACCAGGGTCCTCCGTCTGATGCCTGCTGCATTGAGAATGTTAAAAGGGGCACACCTTGTGGAAACATGCTTTGTCACTGGCACAA CCACAAGAATGATTGTCGTGGCACGTACGAAAAAACGAAGTTGGAATCAGATGCACTATCTCAAAAGAAGGTTCCAGGAG GTGCTCAGTTACTTCTGACTTCCCCATCAGAAATGTCCAAGTCAAAAGGAGCCATTCAAGAATCCAGTTCGTCTGCGTTGCAGGGGAATACTAAAGCCACAAAACCAAGTGATGAAGACAAGCATATTCCTCTAGTGAGTGGTAGCAATGGGAAACCTCAGGGGAGTAGTTCCGTGAAGAAGGCAGGCAAGAGGCGCTGGCCAGAAGTTGTTCCAGAAACAAGTGTTCTCCTTGCTGAATTTCCAAGAAAATCAAAGGGGAAGCAAGATTTGGTTGCAGCAGAGGACGACCTTTTCTCTCTAGTCAGTTGCGGCGCTCCAAAGTCTTCAAGAAGTAGCAAGAAGGTTGTCAAGGCAGACATGCAGCGTAAGCCTGAGGATGTTCAGAAACCCAGTGGTCTGCCTGCTTCGCCCCAAGGAAAACCGAATCAGAAGAAAGTTGGCAAGCAGCATAAGCCTGATGATCAGAAACCCAGTGTTTTACCTTCTACACTCCTAGGAACACCAAAACTGAAGCATGCATTGGTCACAACAGAGAAGGACAAGCCTTTCTCAGCAGAGGGCTGCAATGATACAAAATCGCTGGGAAGCACCTCAAAGAAAGCAGAAGAGCAGCATGAGCCCCAGATCGCTCAGAAAGCTTGTTCTCAGACAGCTTACCCTCAGAAAATACTGAAGCAGGACTTGGTTGCACTGGAGAAGAAAGAACCTTCCCCTACAATGGGCTGTAGCAATGAAAAGTTACTGGACAGGAGCTCCTCAAAGAAGGCACACAGGCAGCATGAGCCTGAAGACATTAGGAAAACCATTCTGCCAGCTGCCTTAAAGAAAGCAGGAGAGCGGCATGAGCCCCAGATCGCTCAGAAAGCCTGTTCTCAGCCAGCTTACCCTCAGAAAAGGCTGAAGCAAGAATTGGCTGTACTGGAGAAGAAAGAACCTTCCCCTACAATGGGATGCAGCAATGAGAAGTTACTGGACAGGAGCTCCTCAAAGAAGGCACATAGGCAGCATGAGCCTGAAGACATTAGGAAAACCACTGTTCTGCCAGCTGCCCCTGGAAGTAAACCGAAGGCATCAGGCTTTGTTGCATCAGGGAATCAGCGAAAGGGAAAATGCAAAAGGAAGCCTGTGAGGGAAAAGGAGTATGCTGTGATGAGTGCGTATTTGGACTACTATGAATCAGACAGGTCAAGCGGATCAACCGAGTCCCTTGTAAACAAAAGAACAGAgcgaagaaaaagagaaagagaaagagcaAGAATTCTGACTTATTCACGTTCGAAGAAGCTTAACCCTGCTGCACCATTGGTCTACTCTAGGACAAATGCCTCAGTCAGTAGCCACAGAATCGAGATGTTGCCTCACAGGGATGGACTGATACAACAGTCCCTGCCACCACCTCCATGCTCGGACAATGCTATTCTTACTACTGCTAACCAGGTGGTGGTGACTGAAGCCACTGGAGATCATTCCGAGCCGTCTGCTCCATGCCTGGATATTGTTCCACTTCAGCCAGCTGAACCACCCGGTTTAACTCCTCCAGACCAAAGCACTGCCCCTGACATAATAGATATTTCCGATGATGACTTGCCATGA
- the LOC117842526 gene encoding dihydrolipoyllysine-residue acetyltransferase component 4 of pyruvate dehydrogenase complex, chloroplastic — translation MASLASPSLSLHAVPGRARLAAAGAPGRRRRMAVVRAKVREIFMPALSSTMTEGKIVSWTAAEGDRVAKGDPVVVVESDKADMDVETFHDGIVAAVLVPAGGTAPVGAPIALLAESEEEVAIAQARAQALSQGQSHEPPPPHAAAAPPPPPPAPVVAPATKGVASPYAKKIAKQHRVDIAGVVGTGPHGRVTAADVEAATGIKPKPKVAPPPPPRPAAVRPAPPGAVLPPVPGGKVVPFTTMQAAVSRNMVDSMSVPTFRVGYSMITNKLDALYEKVKSKGVTKTVLLVKAAAMALTQHPVVNASCRDGKSFSYNSNINIGVAVAIEGGLLTPVLEDVDKLDIYLLAQKWRVLLKKARTKQLQPNEYNSGTFTLSNLGMFGVDRFDAILPAGQGAIMAVGASKPTVVVDKDGFFSIKNEMLVNVTADHRIIYGADLASFLQTFAKIVEDPESLTL, via the exons ATGGCGTCACTggcttctccctccctctccctccacgCCGTCCCGGGGCGCGCGCgccttgctgctgctggggcgccaggccggcggcggaggatggccGTGGTGCGGGCGAAGGTGCGGGAGATATTCATGCCGGCGCTGAGCTCTACGATGACGGAGGGGAAGATCGTCTCCTGGACTGCCGCCGAGGGGGACCGCGTCGCCAAGGGCGACCCCGTGGTGGTCGTcgagtccgacaaggccgacatGGACGTCGAGACGTTCCACGACGGGATCGTCGCGGCCGTCCTCGTCCCGGCCGGCGGGACCGCGCCCGTTGGCGCCCCCATTGCCCTCCTCGCGGAGTCCGAGGAGGAGGTCGCGATAGCGCAGGCGCGCGCCCAGGCCCTCTCCCAGGGGCAGAGCCATGAACCCCCTCCtccccatgccgccgccgccccgccgccacctcctccagcgCCAGTGGTGGCTCCAGCAACAAAGGGCGTGGCGTCGCCTTACGCCAAGAAGATCGCGAAGCAGCACAGGGTGGACATCGCCGGGGTTGTCGGCACCGGGCCACACGGCCGCGTCACGGCGGCGGACGTTGAGGCAGCTACTGGCATCAAGCCGAAGCCAAAGgtcgctccacctccacccccacGCCCTGCCGCTGTTCGCCCTGCGCCTCCGGGTGCAGTGCTGCCACCAGTGCCCGGTGGCAAGGTGGTGCCGTTCACAACAATGCAGGCGGCAGTGAGCAGGAACATGGTGGACAGCATGTCAGTGCCAACGTTCCGAGTCGGATACTCCATGATCACTAATAAGCTCGATGCACTATATGAAAAG GTTAAGTCGAAGGGGGTCACAAAGACAGTGCTGCTAGTGAAGGCAGCAGCCATGGCTCTCACCCAACACCCTGTTGTAAATGCTAGCTGCAGAGATGGAAAGAGCTTCAGCTACAACAGTAATATCAACATTGGAGTGGCTGTTGCGATCGAGGGTGGCCTTCTTACACCTGTTTTGGAGGATGTTGATAAG TTGGATATATATCTGCTTGCACAAAAGTGGAGAGTGCTACTCAAGAAGGCACGCACCAAGCAGCTACAACCAAATGAATACAACTCAG GGACGTTTACACTGTCCAACTTGGGTATGTTTGGGGTTGATAGATTCGATGCAATCCTTCCAGCTGGTCAG GGAGCTATCATGGCTGTTGGAGCATCAAAACCTACTGTGGTGGTTGATAAGGATGGTTTCTTCAGTATCAAGAATGAAATGCTG GTGAATGTTACTGCTGATCACAGGATTATCTATGGTGCTGATTTGGCATCATTCCTGCAGACATTTGCAAAGATTGTTGAGGATCCTGAAAGCCTCACATTGTAA
- the LOC117842527 gene encoding heavy metal-associated isoprenylated plant protein 9 translates to MDYRYCMTLRMNIDCNGCYQRIRRALLQIRELDSHLIDKRLGRVMVCGAFSPQDVAIKIRKRTNRRVEILDVREAAPASQDGGPGPMP, encoded by the exons atggacTACAGG TACTGCATGACCCTCAGGATGAACATCGACTGCAACGGGTGCTACCAGAGGATCCGGAGGGCGCTCCTCCAGATCAGAG AGCTGGACAGCCACCTGATCGACAAGAGGCTCGGCCGGGTGATGGTGTGCGGCGCCTTCAGCCCGCAGGACGTGGCCATCAAGATCAGGAAGCGGACCAACCGCCGCGTCGAGATCCTCGACGTCAGGGAGGCCGCGCCGGCGTCCCAAGACGGCGGCCCAGGCCCCATGCCCTGA
- the LOC117842525 gene encoding DNA mismatch repair protein MSH6, with protein MASRRASNGRSPLVRKQSQITAFFSSSPTPSPSPSTPNAGAPKPSPSPLNPSAARRSTLAAASPSPPKQPMPTPPPAQEEKRGKRDKKERDAAAPVAVAASPAAEVVGRRLRVYWPLDDAWYEGRVEAYDAASGKHCVKYDDGDEEQVDLGKERFEWAAAGEESTPTPARKLRRLRRMSDTAVAKSPAVAEDEEDGAGDSTEHEDWKKDTLAEDDLEEEVELDDEEEVVAVSSRKGKTRNSLPVSGSAPSTLGFGLISASGSTISKKRKKVDVGSLDCAKRFSFEAVNTSGKVDPEMRISCGQKEQTTGNANTALTGEAAERFAQRDVEKFKFLGEGRKDAKGRRPGSPGYDPRTLLLPSQFLKGLTGGQRQWWEFKSQHMDKVLFFKMGKFYELFEMDAHVGAKDLDLQYMKGEQPHCGFPEKNLSVNLEKLAKKGYRVLVVEQTETPEQLELRRKAMGIKDKVVRREICAVVTKGTLTEGENLLANPDPLYLLSVTESHQQSSKKSEDTCTIGVCIVDVSTNKFIVGQFQDDPERHGLCSILSEMRPVEIIKPGKMLSPETEKALKNNTREPLINELLPSAEFWDAEKTIHEIKQYYSSADKQNNVNDVQDSMDCLPNLLNDLIGAGDKIYALSALGGSLFYLRQTLLDEKILLCAEFEPLACSGLINNIRKHMILDAAALENLELLENIRTGGLSGTLYAQLNHCVTGFGKRLLKRWIARPLYDRGAILRRQSAIATFKGVGHDYAVQFRKDLSRLPDMERLLARLFSSCDKNKRNSSVVLYEDASKRLLQQFTAALRGCQQMFHACSSISTLICTEESQLNDLLSPGTGLPDVSSILDRFRDAFDWSDADSNGRVIPREGCDPEYDATCNAIQEIGSSLKEYLKKQRKLLRCASVDYVNVGKDMYLIEVPESLGGSVPGNYELQSTKKGFYRYWTPELKELISELSKAEAERESILKGILQNLIQLFVEHHSEWRQLVSVVAELDVLISLSIASDYFEGASCRPTIKESNGPDDTPTFHARNLGHPILRSDSLGKGSFVPNDVKIGGPGNASFIVLTGPNMGGKSTLLRQVCLTIILAQIGADVPAENLELSLVDRIFVRMGARDHIMSGQSTFLVELMETASVLSSATKNSLVVLDELGRGTSTSDGQAIAASVLEYLVHQVQCLGLFSTHYHRLAVEHKDAKVSLCHMACEVGKGEGGLEEVTFLYRLTPGACPKSYGVNVARLAGIPASVLQRANEKSNDFEANYGKRHRMIKDKHASAQSEDKFSAIRDLFRIVNAWPCPDGQAASINMLREVQKLAKVQAVEG; from the exons ATGGCGTCGCGCCGAGCCAGCAatggccgctcgccgctcgtGCGGAAGCAGAGCCAGATCaccgccttcttctcctcctcccccaccccctCACCTTCCCCGTCCACGCCGAACGCCGGCGCGCCCaagccctcgccgtcgccgctgaaccccagcgcggcgcggaggtccacgctcgccgcggcctccccttcccctcccaagCAGCCgatgccgacgccgccgccggcgcaggaaGAGAAGAGGGGGAAGAGGGATAAGAAGGAGCGGGATGCTGCCGCTCCGGTGGCTGTGGctgcgtcgccggcggcggaggtggtggggaGGCGGCTGCGGGTGTACTGGCCGCTGGACGACGCGTGGTACGAGGGGAGGGTAGAGGCCTACGATGCGGCCTCAGGCAAGCACTGTGTGAAGTACGACGATGGCGACGAGGAGCAGGTCGACCTCGGGAAGGAGAGGTTCGAGTGGGCCGCCGCAGGTGAGGAGTCCACCCCGACGCCCGCGAGGAAGCTGCGGCGTCTTCGGCGGATGTCGGATACAGCGGTTGCAAAATCTCCGGCTGTGGcagaggatgaggaggatggcGCAGGGGATTCCACTGAGCACGAGGATTGGAAGAAGGATACTCTCGCGGAGGATGatttggaggaggaggtggaactggatgacgaggaggaggttgTTGCGGTGAGTTCACGTAAGGGGAAGACGAGGAACTCCTTGCCGGTGTCAGGTTCAGCGCCATCGACATTGGGCTTTGGCTTGATATCTGCGTCGGGGTCAACAATTtcgaagaagaggaaaaaggtGGATGTGGGTTCATTGGATTGTGCTAAAAGGTTCAGCTTTGAAGCAGTTAATACCTCTGGAAAAGTTGACCCAGAAATGCGGATCAGCTGTGGCCAGA AGGAGCAAACTACAGGGAATGCTAATACTGCTCTTACTGGGGAGGCAGCTGAGCGCTTTGCACAGCGTGATGTGGAAAAGTTTAAATTCCTTGGAGA AGGGCGCAAAGACGCAAAAGGCAGGCGCCCTGGAAGCCCGGGCTATGATCCAAGAACACTTTTATTGCCTTCCCAGTTCTTGAAGGGTTTGACAGGAGGACAG AGACAATGGTGGGAATTTAAATCACAACACATGGACAAGGTTCTGTTCTTCAAG ATGGGAAAATTCTACGAACTATTTGAGATGGATGCACATGTTGGGGCAAAGGACCTTGATCTTCAGTACATGAAG GGTGAACAACCTCACTGTGGATTCCCAGAGAAGAATTTATCAGTGAACTTGGAGAAACTAGCTAAGAAG GGTTATCGAGTTCTGGTTGTGGAGCAGACTGAAACACCTGAGCAACTTGAACTCCGGCGTAAGGCGATGGGTATAAAGGACAAG GTTGTGAGGCGTGAAATATGCGCAGTGGTCACAAAAGGAACACTGACAGAAGGAGAGAACCTACTGGCAAACCCAGATCCATTGTATCTCCTTTCTGTGACTGAAAGTCACCAACAAAGTTCAAAGAAGAGCGAAGACACTTGTACCATTGGTGTTTGCATAGTTGATGTTTCTACAAACAAATTTATTGTAGGACAG TTCCAAGACGATCCAGAGCGCCATGGGTTATGTTCAATTTTGTCCGAAATGAGGCCTGTGGAAATCATCAAGCCTGGTAAAATGCTGAGTCCAGAAACTGAGAAGGCACTAAAGAACAACACAAGGGAGCCTTTAATAAATGAGTTGCTTCCATCCGCAGAATTCTGGGATGCAGAAAAGACTATTCATGAGATAAAGCAGTACTACAGCTCAGCAGATAAACAAAACAATGTCAATGATGTACAGGACAGCATGGACTGTCTGCCCAACCTATTAAATGACTTAATTGGAGCAGGTGATAAAATATATGCACTTTCTGCTCTTGGAGGTTCCTTATTTTATTTAAGGCAAACCCTTCTGGATGAGAAAATACTTCTATGTGCTGAGTTTGAGCCCCTTGCATGCTCGGGGCTCATCAACAATATCCGAAAGCATATGATACTTGATGCAGCAGCACTGGAAAATCTAGAACTTTTAGAAAATATCAGAACTGGTGGCCTGTCAGG GACCCTGTATGCACAGTTGAACCATTGTGTTACTGGATTTGGGAAGAGGCTGCTTAAACGGTGGATTGCAAGGCCATTGTATGATCGCGGAGCAATACTAAGGCGTCAAAGCGCTATTGCTACTTTCAAG gGAGTTGGACATGACTATGCTGTTCAGTTTCGTAAGGATTTGTCTAGGCTACCTGACATGGAGCGCTTGCTTGCACGTCTTTTCTCTAGCTG TGACAAAAACAAGAGAAATTCATCAGTTGTTCTTTATGAAGACGCATCAAAGAGACTGCTTCAACAGTTCACCGCTGCTCTTCGTGGTTGCCAGCAGATGTTCCATGCATGTTCTTCTATTAGTACATTGATATGCACGGAGGAGTCTCAACTAAATGATTTGCTCTCACCAG GCACAGGGCTACCGGATGTATCATCTATTTTAGACCGATTCAGAGATGCATTTGATTGGTCAGATGCAGACAGCAATGGTCGGGTCATTCCCCGTGAAGGTTGTGATCCTGAATATGACGCCACTTGCAATGCAATACAGGAGATCGGATCCAGTCTAAAAGAATACCTGAAGAAGCAACGGAAGCTTTTGCGATGTGCATCG GTTGATTATGTTAATGTTGGAAAAGATATGTACCTAATTGAAGTGCCTGAGAGCCTGGGAGGTTCTGTTCCTGGAAACTATGAGTTGCAGTCTACAAAAAAG GGTTTCTATAGGTACTGGACGCCAGAACTGAAAGAACTAATATCAGAACTTTCGAAGGCTGAGGCAGAGAGAGAATCAATATTGAAAGGCATTCTTCAGAATTTGATTCAGCTATTTGTTGAGCATCACAGCGAGTGGAGGCAATTGGTTTCTGTTGTTGCTG AGCTTGATGTCTTAATAAGTCTTTCTATTGCAAGTGATTATTTTGAGGGCGCAAGTTGCCGTCCAACTATCAAAGAATCAAATGGCCCAGATGATACTCCTACTTTCCACGCCAGAAATCTTGGACACCCCATTCTACGAAGTGATTCCTTAGGCAAGGGTTCTTTTGTACCGAATGATGTTAAGATAGGTGGGCCAGGGAATGCCAGCTTTATTGTTCTTACTGGTCCGAATATGGGTGGTAAATCAACTCTTTTGCGCCAAGTTTGTCTTACTATTATATTGGCTCAG ATTGGAGCAGATGTTCCTGCAGAAAACCTTGAACTTTCTCTTGTTGACCGTATCTTTGTTCGAATGGGAGCAAGGGATCATATTATGTCCGGCCAAAGTACATTCTTGGTGGAGCTCATGGAAACTGCCTCGGTGCTT TCATCAGCTACCAAGAATTCTCTCGTGGTTTTAGATGAGCTTGGGCGGGGTACATCGACTTCTGATGGACAAGCTATTGC GGCCTCTGTTCTGGAATATCTAGTTCATCAGGTGCAGTGTCTAGGCTTGTTTTCTACACATTACCATAGGTTAGCTGTGGAACACAAGGATGCGAAG GTATCTCTATGTCATATGGCATGCGAGGTAGGCAAGGGAGAAGGAGGTCTGGAGGAAGTGACTTTCCTTTATAGATTAACTCCTGGTGCATGCCCCAAAAGCTATGGTGTAAACGTTGCTCGATTGGCAG GAATACCTGCTTCGGTGCTTCAGAGGGCTAACGAGAAGTCAAATGACTTTGAGGCCAATTACGGGAAGCGACACCGTATGATCAAAGATAAGCATGCCAGTGCACAGAGTGAGGATAAGTTTTCTGCCATCAGGGATTTATTCCGCATTGTGAATGCATGGCCTTGTCCTGATGGTCAGGCAGCGAGTATAAACATGCTCCGTGAAGTGCAGAAGCTTGCCAAGGTGCAGGCTGTGGAAGGTTAA
- the LOC117844988 gene encoding uncharacterized protein isoform X2, whose protein sequence is MGDVVEEADLADPNPDVQDLFQHYDRLYFRGALAGAGFIVKWASSPAFSSFGSCTFSKPRNTITLSEPVLKYLSCTDRKNALLHEMIHAIIYVKHHRKDRSHGPLFRAWMDAINSCSIKDHQCGSCGDTHFRAKNQGPPSDACCIENVKRGTPCGNMLCHWHNHKNDCRGTYEKTKLESDALSQKKVPGGAQLLLTSPSEMSKSKGAIQESSSSALQGNTKATKPSDEDKHIPLVSGSNGKPQGSSSVKKAGKRRWPEVVPETSVLLAEFPRKSKGKQDLVAAEDDLFSLVSCGAPKSSRSSKKVVKADMQRKPEDVQKPSGLPASPQGKPNQKKVGKQHKPDDQKPSVLPSTLLGTPKLKHALVTTEKDKPFSAEGCNDTKSLGSTSKKAEEQHEPQIAQKACSQTAYPQKILKQDLVALEKKEPSPTMGCSNEKLLDRSSSKKAHRQHEPEDIRKTILPAALKKAGERHEPQIAQKACSQPAYPQKRLKQELAVLEKKEPSPTMGCSNEKLLDRSSSKKAHRQHEPEDIRKTTVLPAAPGSKPKASGFVASGNQRKGKCKRKPVREKEYAVMSAYLDYYESDRSSGSTESLVNKRTERRKRERERARILTYSRSKKLNPAAPLVYSRTNASVSSHRIEMLPHRDGLIQQSLPPPPCSDNAILTTANQVVVTEATGDHSEPSAPCLDIVPLQPAEPPGLTPPDQSTAPDIIDISDDDLP, encoded by the exons ATGGGGGATGTAGTGGAGGAGGCGGACCTCGCGGACCCGAACCCGGACGTGCAGGACCTGTTCCAGCACTACGACCGCCTCTACTTCCGgggcgcgctcgccggcgccggcttcATCGTCAAGTGGGCTTCCTCGCCAGCCTTCAG TTCCTTTGGATCTTGCACCTTTTCTAAACCGCGCAATACCATAACACTCTCCGAGCCGGTTCTGAAGTATCTCTCATGCACTGACCGGAAGAATGCATTGCTGCATGAAATGATTCATGCAATCATATATGTTAAGCATCACAGGAAGGACCG CTCCCATGGCCCTCTTTTCCGTGCTTGGATGGATGCTATTAATTCGTGCTCAATAAAAGATCACCAG TGCGGATCTTGTGGAGATACACATTTTAGGGCTAAAAACCAGGGTCCTCCGTCTGATGCCTGCTGCATTGAGAATGTTAAAAGGGGCACACCTTGTGGAAACATGCTTTGTCACTGGCACAA CCACAAGAATGATTGTCGTGGCACGTACGAAAAAACGAAGTTGGAATCAGATGCACTATCTCAAAAGAAGGTTCCAGGAG GTGCTCAGTTACTTCTGACTTCCCCATCAGAAATGTCCAAGTCAAAAGGAGCCATTCAAGAATCCAGTTCGTCTGCGTTGCAGGGGAATACTAAAGCCACAAAACCAAGTGATGAAGACAAGCATATTCCTCTAGTGAGTGGTAGCAATGGGAAACCTCAGGGGAGTAGTTCCGTGAAGAAGGCAGGCAAGAGGCGCTGGCCAGAAGTTGTTCCAGAAACAAGTGTTCTCCTTGCTGAATTTCCAAGAAAATCAAAGGGGAAGCAAGATTTGGTTGCAGCAGAGGACGACCTTTTCTCTCTAGTCAGTTGCGGCGCTCCAAAGTCTTCAAGAAGTAGCAAGAAGGTTGTCAAGGCAGACATGCAGCGTAAGCCTGAGGATGTTCAGAAACCCAGTGGTCTGCCTGCTTCGCCCCAAGGAAAACCGAATCAGAAGAAAGTTGGCAAGCAGCATAAGCCTGATGATCAGAAACCCAGTGTTTTACCTTCTACACTCCTAGGAACACCAAAACTGAAGCATGCATTGGTCACAACAGAGAAGGACAAGCCTTTCTCAGCAGAGGGCTGCAATGATACAAAATCGCTGGGAAGCACCTCAAAGAAAGCAGAAGAGCAGCATGAGCCCCAGATCGCTCAGAAAGCTTGTTCTCAGACAGCTTACCCTCAGAAAATACTGAAGCAGGACTTGGTTGCACTGGAGAAGAAAGAACCTTCCCCTACAATGGGCTGTAGCAATGAAAAGTTACTGGACAGGAGCTCCTCAAAGAAGGCACACAGGCAGCATGAGCCTGAAGACATTAGGAAAACCATTCTGCCAGCTGCCTTAAAGAAAGCAGGAGAGCGGCATGAGCCCCAGATCGCTCAGAAAGCCTGTTCTCAGCCAGCTTACCCTCAGAAAAGGCTGAAGCAAGAATTGGCTGTACTGGAGAAGAAAGAACCTTCCCCTACAATGGGATGCAGCAATGAGAAGTTACTGGACAGGAGCTCCTCAAAGAAGGCACATAGGCAGCATGAGCCTGAAGACATTAGGAAAACCACTGTTCTGCCAGCTGCCCCTGGAAGTAAACCGAAGGCATCAGGCTTTGTTGCATCAGGGAATCAGCGAAAGGGAAAATGCAAAAGGAAGCCTGTGAGGGAAAAGGAGTATGCTGTGATGAGTGCGTATTTGGACTACTATGAATCAGACAGGTCAAGCGGATCAACCGAGTCCCTTGTAAACAAAAGAACAGAgcgaagaaaaagagaaagagaaagagcaAGAATTCTGACTTATTCACGTTCGAAGAAGCTTAACCCTGCTGCACCATTGGTCTACTCTAGGACAAATGCCTCAGTCAGTAGCCACAGAATCGAGATGTTGCCTCACAGGGATGGACTGATACAACAGTCCCTGCCACCACCTCCATGCTCGGACAATGCTATTCTTACTACTGCTAACCAGGTGGTGGTGACTGAAGCCACTGGAGATCATTCCGAGCCGTCTGCTCCATGCCTGGATATTGTTCCACTTCAGCCAGCTGAACCACCCGGTTTAACTCCTCCAGACCAAAGCACTGCCCCTGACATAATAGATATTTCCGATGATGACTTGCCATGA